Proteins from a genomic interval of Solea solea chromosome 10, fSolSol10.1, whole genome shotgun sequence:
- the anp32b gene encoding acidic leucine-rich nuclear phosphoprotein 32 family member B isoform X1, translated as MDMNKRIHLELRNRTPSDVQELVLDNCRSLEGKVGGLTPEFVNLEFLSLINVGLISVSNLPKLGKLKKLELSDNRISGGLDVLAEKLPNLTHLNLSGNKLKDISTLEPLKKLDNLKSLDLFNCEVTNLNDYRESVFKLLPQLTYLDGYDMEDREASDSDGEVDGDGVDDDEDEEGEEEEDEDGEEEDFDEEEDEEEDEEEVEGEEDDEEVSGEDEEEDFGQDGEVDEEDEEEDEDEDEAEAGKGEKRKRDPEDEDEDDDDEDDD; from the exons ATGGACATGAACAAGAGGATCCACTTGGAGCTCAGAAACAGGACACCGTCTGAT GTACAAGAACTTGTCCTTGACAATTGTCGATCACTTGAAGGAAAAGTTGGAGGTCTCACTCCTGAGTTTGTCAACCTGGAGTTTCTCAGTTTGATAAATGTTGGCTTAATCTCAGTTTCCAACCTGCCTAAACTAGGAAAACTCAAAAAG CTGGAGTTAAGTGACAACAGAATCAGTGGTGGCCTTGATGTTTTAGCAGAGAAACTACCCAACCTCACACATCTAAACCTGAGTGGCAACAAACTGAAAGACATCAGCACATTGGAACCattg AAAAAGCTGGATAACCTGAAGAGTTTGGACCTGTTCAACTGTGAAGTGACAAACCTGAACGactacagagagagtgtgtttaaGCTCCTACCCCAGCTCACCTACCTTGATGGTTATGACATGGAGGACAGGGAAGCTTCTGACTCTGACGGAGAGGTGGACGGAGATGGAGTagacgatgatgaagatgaag aaggagaggaggaagaagatgaggatggagaggaggaggactttgatgaggaagaggacgaggaggaagatgaagaggaggtagagggagaagaagatgaCGAGGAGGTCAGCGGAGAAGATGAG GAGGAAGACTTTGGTCAGGATGGAGAAgtagatgaagaagatgaagaggaggatgaagatgaagacg AAGCAGAAGCTGgcaaaggagagaagagaaagcgAGACCcagaggatgaagatgaggacgACGACGATGAAGACGACGATTAA
- the hemgn gene encoding cyclin-dependent kinase inhibitor 1C isoform X1, with translation MSCSFIVGLRMEDTLQQEKQELDFPNPNEDQGGIRCRLRDRDLLRKRKAEAEQKETNQWVFGVASQRKRSRGDEKSGTKMRGRPRKTEPTVMMPIIQGESALAHESPAVVVVPEPVGVISEQTPASLTPLLAAESGDKLELQPQSAINAPASTPLFGSVQSSVPAPFLTPPAPLNQTPALVSLSAPAPAPAPAPALDVLDAAAFPVQNPAPNVAPVPVLSQASAPAAAAAAASPQVETLFTESQGRDAFDQVLIEDLRPDEEEDLIPLQDKSADEDLTEIPLLNVPEQNKMFSIPTLSTQPPPQEHFPRNSV, from the exons ATGAGCTGTTCATTCATAGTTGGACTAAGAATGGAGGACACATTGCAACAAGAGAAACAAGAGCTGGATTTTCCAAATCCAAATGAGGACCAAG GTGGGATCCGCTGCCGATTACGAGACCGGGATCTTCTTAGGAAGAGAAAGGCTGAAGCAGAACAGAAGGAAACTAACCAGTGGGTTTTTGG GGTGGCGAGCCAGAGAAAAAGATCAAGGGGGGATGAGAAGAGTGGCACAAAAATGAGAGGGAGGCCCAGGAAGACTGAGCCCACAGTGATGATGCCTATCATTCAGGGAGAGTCAGCACTTGCTCATGAATCTCCTGCAGTAGTGGTGGTGCCTGAACCTGTGGGGGTCATCTCAGAACAAACACCAGCATCTCTAACCCCCTTACTTGCTGCTGAAAGTGGTGACAAACTGGAATTGCAGCCACAATCTGCTATTAATGCCCCAGCTTCTACACCTCTGTTTGGATCTGTCCAAAGCTCTGTCCCTGCTCCTTTTCTGACTCCTCCAGCACCACTTAACCAGACTCCAGCTCTTGTTTCCCTCtcagctcctgctcctgctccagctcctgctcctgctcttgATGTTCTTGATGCAGCTGCATTTCCTGTCCAAAATCCAGCTCCAAATGTTGCTCCAGTCCCAGTTCTGTCCCAAGCCTCtgcaccagctgctgctgctgctgctgcttctccccAAGTAGAGACCCTCTTCACAGAGTCACAAGGCAGGGATGCATTTGACCAGGTCCTGATTGAGGATTTGAGACCGGATGAGGAAGAAGACCTCATTCCACTGCAAGACAAATCAGCCGATGAAG atctGACTGAGATTCCATTGCTCAACGTacctgaacaaaacaaaatgttctcaATTCCAACTTTGTCCACTCAGCCTCCACCACAAGAACATTTCCCAAGGAATTCAGTCTAA
- the trmo gene encoding tRNA (adenine(37)-N6)-methyltransferase gives MSPVCDCCSESFTELKEQVSVMRKEIKNLRHMLDSAVRANRKHMVSIQSAVSKIGPGEGKKNQTPPSLLPSSSSSSSSQSALEHGNIQTVPIGYITSCFSVKNGTPRQPTICGPSRGELRIQQSVFTNPQHALVGLEQYSYVWIIFVFHKNGHLSSKAKVKPPRLNGQKVGVYSTRSPHRPNALGLTLAKLDRIVGDTVHLLDIDMIEGTPVLDIKPYIPEYDSPQTRTRVDMETYDLKTHQPTETTMDESKLSNIHHFDNIEIQFLKDKSAGEIPSVDSPGVSDLHTVLEEVMTYVSHRDLCQNEDQVSGSSLSKPSETAVDRPCYGEDAYSSIAAWIREPPVSSLEVRFTPHAERELAEFLPAHISGPFESVRPRFKFLRSPEEAAAAIRGVLSADPRSVYRRTRCRDRLFFFTLDTADITCWFGQDFAEVLQVRPVESQIASI, from the exons ATGAGtcctgtgtgtgactgttgtaGTGAGAGCTTCACTGAACTAAAAGAGCAGGTTTCTGTAATGAGGAAAGAAATCAAGAACCTGAG GCACATGTTGGACAGTGCAGTTCGAGCCAATCGTAAACACATGGTATCCATTCAGTCTGCTGTGTCAAAGATTGGACCTGGCGAAGGAAAGAAAAACCAGACACCACCTTCACTgttaccatcatcatcatcatcatcatcatcacagtcaGCCTTAGAACACG GAAACATCCAGACGGTCCCGATCGgttacatcacttcctgtttctcagTGAAAAATGGGACGCCCAGGCAGCCCACCATTTGTGGACCCTCACGAGGAGAACTGCGCATCCAGCAGAGCGTCTTCACTAACCCACAGCATGCTCTGGTGGGACTGGAGCAATACTCGTATGTTTG GATCATCTTTGTCTTTCACAAAAATGGACACCTGAGCTCCAAAGCTAAAGTGAAGCCTCCGAGACTGAACGGGCAGAAAGTTGGTGTGTACTCCACACGCAGTCCACATCGACCCAATGCTTTGGGTTTGACTCTGGCTAAACTTGATAGAATTGTAG GTGACACGGTACATCTGTTAGACATCGACATGATTGAAGGAACCCCAGTACTTGACATCAAACCCTACATCCCTGAGTATGACTCTCCTCAGACCAGGACTCGTGTGGACATGGAGACATATGACCTAAAAACACACCAACCTACTGAAACTACAATGGACGAGTCAAAGCTCTCAAACATCCATCATTTTGACAACATTGAGATTCAGTTCTTAAAAGACAAATCTGCAGGTGAGATTCCTTCAGTTGATTCACCCGGAGTCAGTGACCTGCACACTGTTCTGGAGGAGGTCATGACTTATGTGTCCCACCGTGACCTTTGCCAAAATGAGGACCAAGTTTCCGGCTCTTCATTAAGCAAACCCTCAGAGACAGCAGTGGACCGCCCCTGCTATGGAGAGGATGCCTACAGTAGCATTGCTGCCTGGATCAGGGAGCCTCCTGTTTCCAGTCTGGAGGTACGCTTCACTCCTCATGCTGAGAGGGAGCTAGCAGAATTCCTTCCTGCACATATATCAG GACCCTTTGAAAGTGTGAGACCCAGGTTCAAGTTTCTGCGCAGTCCagaagaggctgctgctgccatcagaGGGGTTCTGTCAGCAGACCCACGCTCTGTGTACAGGAGGACACGCTGCAGGGACAGACTCTTCTTTTTCACCCTGGACACAGCTGACATCACCTGCTGGTTTGGACAGGACTTTGCTGAGGTCCTGCAGGTCCGACCTGTCGAGAGCCAGATTGCCTCCATATAA
- the anp32b gene encoding acidic leucine-rich nuclear phosphoprotein 32 family member B isoform X2, translated as MDMNKRIHLELRNRTPSDVQELVLDNCRSLEGKVGGLTPEFVNLEFLSLINVGLISVSNLPKLGKLKKLELSDNRISGGLDVLAEKLPNLTHLNLSGNKLKDISTLEPLKKLDNLKSLDLFNCEVTNLNDYRESVFKLLPQLTYLDGYDMEDREASDSDGEVDGDGVDDDEDEEGEEEEDEDGEEEDFDEEEDEEEDEEEVEGEEDDEEVSGEDEEEDFGQDGEVDEEDEEEDEDEDAEAGKGEKRKRDPEDEDEDDDDEDDD; from the exons ATGGACATGAACAAGAGGATCCACTTGGAGCTCAGAAACAGGACACCGTCTGAT GTACAAGAACTTGTCCTTGACAATTGTCGATCACTTGAAGGAAAAGTTGGAGGTCTCACTCCTGAGTTTGTCAACCTGGAGTTTCTCAGTTTGATAAATGTTGGCTTAATCTCAGTTTCCAACCTGCCTAAACTAGGAAAACTCAAAAAG CTGGAGTTAAGTGACAACAGAATCAGTGGTGGCCTTGATGTTTTAGCAGAGAAACTACCCAACCTCACACATCTAAACCTGAGTGGCAACAAACTGAAAGACATCAGCACATTGGAACCattg AAAAAGCTGGATAACCTGAAGAGTTTGGACCTGTTCAACTGTGAAGTGACAAACCTGAACGactacagagagagtgtgtttaaGCTCCTACCCCAGCTCACCTACCTTGATGGTTATGACATGGAGGACAGGGAAGCTTCTGACTCTGACGGAGAGGTGGACGGAGATGGAGTagacgatgatgaagatgaag aaggagaggaggaagaagatgaggatggagaggaggaggactttgatgaggaagaggacgaggaggaagatgaagaggaggtagagggagaagaagatgaCGAGGAGGTCAGCGGAGAAGATGAG GAGGAAGACTTTGGTCAGGATGGAGAAgtagatgaagaagatgaagaggaggatgaagatgaagacg CAGAAGCTGgcaaaggagagaagagaaagcgAGACCcagaggatgaagatgaggacgACGACGATGAAGACGACGATTAA
- the hemgn gene encoding fibrous sheath CABYR-binding protein isoform X2, with amino-acid sequence MSCSFIVGLRMEDTLQQEKQELDFPNPNEDQGGIRCRLRDRDLLRKRKAEAEQKETNQVASQRKRSRGDEKSGTKMRGRPRKTEPTVMMPIIQGESALAHESPAVVVVPEPVGVISEQTPASLTPLLAAESGDKLELQPQSAINAPASTPLFGSVQSSVPAPFLTPPAPLNQTPALVSLSAPAPAPAPAPALDVLDAAAFPVQNPAPNVAPVPVLSQASAPAAAAAAASPQVETLFTESQGRDAFDQVLIEDLRPDEEEDLIPLQDKSADEDLTEIPLLNVPEQNKMFSIPTLSTQPPPQEHFPRNSV; translated from the exons ATGAGCTGTTCATTCATAGTTGGACTAAGAATGGAGGACACATTGCAACAAGAGAAACAAGAGCTGGATTTTCCAAATCCAAATGAGGACCAAG GTGGGATCCGCTGCCGATTACGAGACCGGGATCTTCTTAGGAAGAGAAAGGCTGAAGCAGAACAGAAGGAAACTAACCA GGTGGCGAGCCAGAGAAAAAGATCAAGGGGGGATGAGAAGAGTGGCACAAAAATGAGAGGGAGGCCCAGGAAGACTGAGCCCACAGTGATGATGCCTATCATTCAGGGAGAGTCAGCACTTGCTCATGAATCTCCTGCAGTAGTGGTGGTGCCTGAACCTGTGGGGGTCATCTCAGAACAAACACCAGCATCTCTAACCCCCTTACTTGCTGCTGAAAGTGGTGACAAACTGGAATTGCAGCCACAATCTGCTATTAATGCCCCAGCTTCTACACCTCTGTTTGGATCTGTCCAAAGCTCTGTCCCTGCTCCTTTTCTGACTCCTCCAGCACCACTTAACCAGACTCCAGCTCTTGTTTCCCTCtcagctcctgctcctgctccagctcctgctcctgctcttgATGTTCTTGATGCAGCTGCATTTCCTGTCCAAAATCCAGCTCCAAATGTTGCTCCAGTCCCAGTTCTGTCCCAAGCCTCtgcaccagctgctgctgctgctgctgcttctccccAAGTAGAGACCCTCTTCACAGAGTCACAAGGCAGGGATGCATTTGACCAGGTCCTGATTGAGGATTTGAGACCGGATGAGGAAGAAGACCTCATTCCACTGCAAGACAAATCAGCCGATGAAG atctGACTGAGATTCCATTGCTCAACGTacctgaacaaaacaaaatgttctcaATTCCAACTTTGTCCACTCAGCCTCCACCACAAGAACATTTCCCAAGGAATTCAGTCTAA